The Eremothecium gossypii ATCC 10895 chromosome IV, complete sequence genome contains a region encoding:
- the XBP1 gene encoding Xbp1p (Syntenic homolog of Saccharomyces cerevisiae YIL101C (XBP1)) translates to MARQVNYPCTALERAGRVELTGHAVDDYQRCFFLQLGRQEGGGLLERANRAMSVRTASYRTNSAVQFYDVGAPDAARLAGAAGARKERRTLECFEYQIPDITQGGEAGDGRGWDGLAVEAGSVIKVLEPRGAAAPDISFLTKNQQFKLHKMHYSEQAGHVINPNNVILWDYKTGYVFFTGIWRLYQDVMRGMCNLPRVGTRGEEENSQQRQWQCYKELEYSLKACLYEPYGSKVRPEAGHRRQRLSSSRTPHTSASNCSSASINTHTSSAVASGSSYTDVHWNQVDPTWKQRLCRLYQQEKNLDFTPEFQDCYKRIRGGYIKIQGTWLPMEICKRLCIRFCFPIRYFLVPIFGEGFLQECHNWYFTHRLKQDLCSSTLSPPIADVALAAVETSYTLVTGKAMDYASISPRSTSIPQTVLPTVKQESSDTELLDASQNLLDISRRTSLQSDHYVSPNTPPSMLAAPTYSRAFVRQGSERYSLDLNPSCQLKGAHRDGRPVAGYKERSCSWSSSTSPLGSVQRQESLPPISTLINSLPNFNLEAAEMPNSLALEYKKERQELQASFSSYPRTNYPSQLPLNHICSNFNGGKAPDSLQKPTAYHSFSHLLGMQEQSAHSPDTPQLRARKIPTDAPAGVGYSSVAPDWATLCAASEALCSYTEGVSIGYNERA, encoded by the coding sequence ATGGCAAGGCAGGTGAACTACCCTTGCACGGCGCTAGAGCGTGCCGGACGCGTGGAGTTGACGGGGCACGCAGTGGACGACTACCAGCGATGCTTCTTCCTGCAGCTCGGGCGCCAGGAGGGCGGCGGGCTGCTAGAGCGCGCGAACCGCGCGATGAGCGTCCGCACGGCGTCGTACCGCACCAACAGCGCGGTGCAGTTCTACGATGTCGGGGCGCCGGACGCTGCGCGGCTGGCCGGggcagctggcgcgcgcaAGGAGCGGCGGACACTGGAATGTTTCGAGTACCAGATCCCGGACATCACGCAGGGCGGCGAGGCGGGCGACGGACGGGGCTGGGACGGGCTGGCGGTGGAGGCGGGCAGCGTGATCAAGGTGCTGGAAccgcgcggggcggccgcgccggaCATCAGCTTCCTGACGAAGAACCAGCAGTTCAAATTGCACAAGATGCACTACTCGGAGCAGGCGGGACACGTGATCAACCCGAACAACGTGATCCTCTGGGACTACAAGACGGGCTATGTGTTTTTCACTGGCATTTGGCGGCTGTACCAGGACGTGATGCGCGGGATGTGCAACTTGCCGCGCGTGGGCACGCGCGGCGAGGAGGAGAATtcgcagcagcggcagtGGCAGTGCTACAAGGAGCTGGAGTACTCCTTGAAGGCCTGTCTCTACGAACCCTACGGCAGCAAGGTGCGCCCCGAGGCCGGCCACCGGCGCCAACGCCTGTCGTCGAGCCGCACTCCGCACACGTCCGCCTCGAACTGCTCCTCGGCGAGCATCAACACCCACACCAGCTCGGCCGTGGCTAGCGGGTCGAGTTACACCGACGTCCACTGGAACCAGGTGGACCCCACATGGAAACAGCGCTTGTGCAGGCTGTACCAACAGGAAAAAAATTTGGACTTCACGCCGGAGTTTCAGGACTGCTATAAGCGTATACGCGGCGGTTACATCAAAATCCAGGGCACATGGTTGCCCATGGAGATCTGCAAGCGGCTCTGCATTCGGTTCTGCTTCCCCATCCGCTATTTCCTCGTACCTATTTTTGGGGAGGGTTTTCTGCAGGAATGTCATAACTGGTACTTTACTCATCGGCTAAAGCAGGACCTCTGTAGCAGCACTCTTTCTCCCCCTATAGCAGATGTGGCTCTGGCTGCAGTGGAGACATCGTACACCTTGGTTACTGGCAAGGCAATGGACTACGCTTCCATATCGCCGCGATCAACCAGTATACCGCAAACAGTCTTGCCGACAGTGAAGCAGGAAAGCTCAGACACAGAACTTCTTGACGCGTCGCAAAACCTCTTAGATATATCAAGGCGCACTAGCCTCCAGAGCGACCACTATGTTTCGCCCAATACGCCCCCCTCCATGTTGGCAGCCCCCACCTATAGCCGTGCCTTTGTCAGGCAAGGATCGGAGCGCTATTCGCTGGATTTGAACCCATCATGCCAGTTAAAGGGTGCGCACCGGGATGGAAGACCGGTTGCAGGCTATAAAGAACGCTCTTGTTCGTGGTCCTCTTCAACTTCTCCATTAGGATCTGTCCAGCGGCAAGAGTCTCTACCGCCCATATCAACGTTAATCAATTCCTTGCCAAACTTTAACCTCGAAGCCGCTGAAATGCCCAATAGTTTGGCCCTGGAGTATAAAAAAGAGAGACAAGAGCTGCAGGCTAGTTTTTCTTCTTACCCGCGCACAAACTACCCCTCACAACTTCCTCTAAATCACATTTGCTCTAATTTTAACGGAGGTAAGGCACCAGATAGCCTTCAAAAACCGACAGCATATCACTCATTTTCGCACCTGTTAGGCATGCAAGAGCAATCCGCGCATAGTCCAGACACACCACAACTAAGGGCACGGAAAATACCCACCGACGCGCCAGCAGGGGTCGGATATAGCTCGGTTGCACCCGATTGGGCGACACTATGTGCTGCTAGCGAAGCACTATGTTCTTACACTGAGGGTGTGAGCATAGGATACAATGAGAGGGCGTAA
- the NCE103 gene encoding carbonate dehydratase NCE103 (Syntenic homolog of Saccharomyces cerevisiae YNL036W (NCE103)), protein MTQGPLFSLSPASTLDDLLEANQRWRRQQEQRKPALFRSHAAGQTPHTLFLACCDSRYSEACLGVEPGEAFTYRTIANIMDPADPGFRAALEFALHVLQVSRIVLCGHTNCGGVSTCLTGTRRALATPQCSSLHAHLDSLDALCSANKPALASLPPAVQAEQLVIANVRAQYRALSQDAAVRAAVQQRHLTLHALLYHVDTGALTVVAP, encoded by the coding sequence ATGACCCAGGGTCCGCTTTTCTCTCTCTCTCCCGCGTCGACGCTCGACGACCTGCTCGAGGCAAACCAGAGGTGGCGACggcagcaggagcagcgCAAGCCGGCATTGTTCCGCTCGCACGCGGCGGGCCAAACACCGCACACGCTCTTCCTCGCTTGCTGCGACTCGCGGTACAGCGAGGCCTGTCTCGGCGTAGAGCCTGGCGAGGCCTTTACGTACCGCACCATCGCAAACATAATGGACCCTGCGGATCCCGGCTTCCGCGCCGCGCTGGAGTTCGCGCTCCACGTGCTGCAGGTGTCGCGGATCGTGCTGTGTGGCCACACCAACTGCGGCGGGGTCAGCACCTGCCTCACAGGCacccgccgcgcgctcgccACGCCGCAGTGTAGCAGTCTGCACGCACACTTGGATTCACTGGACGCGCTGTGCAGTGCCAACAAACCTGCCCTCGCATCATTGCCGCCCGCAGTCCAGGCCGAGCAGCTGGTTATCGCCAATGTCCGCGCACAATACCGCGCATTGTCGCAGGATGCAGCAGTCCGGGCTGcagtgcagcagcgccacCTCACCCTCCACGCCCTGCTGTATCATGTCGACACAGGTGCACTCACGGTCGTGGCTCCCTGA
- the SGA1 gene encoding glucan 1,4-alpha-glucosidase (Syntenic homolog of Saccharomyces cerevisiae YIL099W (SGA1)): MDKIQTTYTGRRSRSQWVRSPWTLTVVSLAIIWFFHDAFLSFGAANAGSGGETAAAAIWDFFRSAETVTVVDFNNRAAAPAGSLQRRLRLRDITPGTISRGDFGKWVQEEAVISKERLLANIADMNLNNNLHSALGVAEGAPLASPSRVRPNYFYQWVRDGAITINTITNTILDHPGDFNITLAGTVIKYLKNVYVLQRLDNPSGRFDEDLSGLGEPKFMVDNTAFNSPWGRPQNDGPALRAITTMNFLQRLNSQGMSLEYVLKRYRLEYGQESLEVPFQNEQELFDKVLYYDLMFIIKNWEKEGFDLWEEVVGIHFFTALCQLKALKMAEYLLTKGVLHPDEALLSILRETIGRMTTYISRDGGFINPHINFIVSTPRLLGQRSGLDIGTLIGSILTHDELGSDDVPAVAIPFNVDHPAILNVLYELTTRMLKLYPINHDRVNLNMGVGLGRYPEDVYNGYDTSEGNPWFLATSTAAELLYKLIYRHHIASQDLVVDLDGDNWQSAFWNLIFDGLRPTSNGGSSTLVIPYGSQAFNQTMGAVFNYADSFLDKIRLHVSDCGEMSEQFNKYTGFLEGARDLSWSYGSFLNSLRWRSAAYQLLSSQE; this comes from the coding sequence ATGGATAAGATTCAGACGACATACACGGGCCGTCGTTCGCGGAGTCAATGGGTGCGTTCACCATGGACTCTCACTGTTGTCAGCCTAGCTATCATCTGGTTTTTCCATGACGCGTTTCTTTCGTTTGGAGCAGCCAATGCGGGCAGTGGCGGCGagacggcggcggccgccaTCTGGGACTTCTTTCGGTCTGCGGAGACAGTCACGGTGGTGGACTTCAATAACAGGGCGGCGGCACCTGCAGGGTCGTTGCAGCGGCGGCTTCGGTTGCGCGATATCACGCCCGGTACCATTTCCAGAGGCGACTTCGGCAAGTGGGTGCAGGAGGAGGCTGTCATTAGCAAGGAGCGTCTTTTGGCGAACATTGCAGATATGAACTTGAATAACAACTTGCATTCTGCCTTGGGTGTGGCGGAGGGGGCGCCGCTCGCGTCTCCTTCTCGGGTGCGGCCCAACTATTTCTATCAGTGGGTGCGAGATGGAGCGATTACCATCAACACAATTACCAATACCATACTCGATCATCCTGGGGACTTCAACATCACGCTAGCAGGGACTGTGATCAAGTATCTAAAGAACGTTTATGTATTGCAACGCCTCGACAATCCCAGTGGTCGTTTTGACGAAGACCTTTCCGGGTTAGGGGAACCTAAGTTCATGGTAGACAATACTGCGTTCAACAGCCCGTGGGGTAGACCTCAGAACGATGGGCCGGCATTGAGGGCGATCACTACCATGAATTTCTTGCAGCGGCTCAATTCTCAAGGCATGTCCCTAGAATACGTACTCAAGCGCTATAGACTGGAATACGGACAAGAATCTCTCGAAGTACCTTTTCAGAACGAACAGGAATTGTTTGACAAAGTGCTTTACTATGACTTGATGTTTATAATTAAGAACTGGGAGAAGGAGGGCTTTGATCTATGGGAAGAGGTGGTCGGTATTCACTTCTTCACGGCTTTGTGTCAACTCAAGGCCCTCAAGATGGCCGAATACCTTCTGACCAAAGGCGTGCTCCACCCGGACGAGGCCTTACTTTCAATTCTCCGTGAGACGATTGGGAGGATGACAACATACATTTCACGAGACGGCGGTTTTATTAATCCACACATTAACTTTATTGTATCTACGCCCCGCCTATTGGGCCAGCGCTCTGGCTTAGATATTGGGACCTTAATTGGAAGTATTTTGACTCATGATGAACTTGGCTCGGATGATGTTCCAGCAGTTGCCATTCCGTTCAATGTGGACCATCCTGCTATTCTCAACGTTCTTTACGAATTAACTACGCGGATGCTGAAATTGTATCCGATCAACCACGATAGAGTGAATTTGAACATGGGTGTTGGGCTAGGCAGATATCCCGAGGATGTTTACAACGGTTATGATACCTCCGAGGGCAACCCGTGGTTTTTAGCTACGTCAACTGCGGCGGAGTTGTTGTATAAACTTATCTACCGGCACCACATCGCCTCTCAAGACCTTGTGGTTGACTTGGACGGGGACAACTGGCAGTCAGCATTCTGGAACTTAATCTTCGACGGACTCCGCCCCACCTCGAATGGCGGCAGTTCTACTTTAGTTATTCCCTACGGGTCTCAGGCCTTCAACCAGACAATGGGTGCGGTCTTCAACTACGCAGACTCATTCTTGGACAAAATCAGGCTCCATGTTAGCGACTGTGGTGAGATGAGCGAGCAGTTCAATAAGTATACCGGCTTTTTGGAGGGCGCACGCGACTTGTCATGGTCCTATGGTTCGTTCTTAAACTCACTCCGCTGGCGCTCTGCTGCCTACCAGCTTCTCAGCTCACAAGAATAG
- the FMC1 gene encoding Fmc1p (Syntenic homolog of Saccharomyces cerevisiae YIL098C (FMC1)), whose amino-acid sequence MSAYTSLVSGYRGLLRTLVRCGRRSRLEQAQQDAKKQIAVHTYRRMQLVREQQQVADPAERARINAQLAALAKNVQALKAAETGRSHELLFYPRAAELRALLLAPAEGPALERRAEHLAEVSGFVVNQHQYAELVERYNPGLRMSQEEKVKRTAAKVGLRVPDAE is encoded by the coding sequence ATGAGCGCCTACACGTCGTTGGTATCGGGTTACAGGGGTCTTCTGCGGACCCTGGTCCGTTGCGGGAGACGCAGCCGGCTGGAACAGGCGCAGCAGGATGCCAAGAAACAAATAGCGGTGCACACCTACCGCCGGATGCAGCTTGTGCGCGAACAGCAACAGGTTGCGGACCCGGCGGAGCGTGCGCGGATAAATGCGCAGCTGGCAGCGTTGGCGAAGAATGTGCAGGCGCTCAAGGCAGCGGAGACAGGCCGTTCGCATGAGCTACTGTTCTACCCGCGGGCCGCCGAGCTGCGCGcactgctgctggcgccaGCAGAGGGTCCGGCGCTCGAGCGGCGCGCTGAGCATCTCGCAGAGGTGTCTGGGTTTGTTGTGAACCAGCACCAGTACGCTGAACTTGTCGAGCGCTACAACCCCGGCCTGAGGATGTCGCAGGAGGAGAAGGTCAAGCGCACGGCAGCCAAAGTTGGGCTACGGGTTCCGGACGCCGAGTAG
- the IDH1 gene encoding isocitrate dehydrogenase (NAD(+)) IDH1 (Syntenic homolog of Saccharomyces cerevisiae YNL037C (IDH1)): MFRNTLSHITKRGYAAGREQLLPKKYGGRYTVTLIPGDGIGKEVTDSVVQIFEAENVPVDWESVELSALEENHEGVQKAVESLKRNKVGLKGIWHTPADQTGHGSLNVAFRKQLDIFANVALFKSFPGVKTKLQDVDLVIIRENTEGEYSGLEHESVPGVVESLKIMTKAKSERIARFAFDFALKNNRKAVCAVHKANIMKLGDGLFRNTVSEIGAKEYPEVNVSSIIVDNASMQAVAKPHQFDVLVTPNLYGSILGNIGAALIGGPGLVPGANFGREYAVFEPGCRHVGLDIKGQDVANPTAMILSSTLMLRHLGLNEYADRISRATYETIAEGKRTTKDIGGTATTTEFTNAVIDKLATL; encoded by the coding sequence ATGTTCAGGAACACGTTGTCTCATATCACTAAGAGAGGGTACGCCGCGGGCCGCGAACAGCTGCTGCCCAAGAAGTACGGCGGGCGCTACACCGTGACGCTCATCCCCGGAGACGGTATTGGCAAGGAAGTGACAGACTCTGTGGTGCAGATCTTTGAGGCCGAGAACGTTCCGGTTGACTGGGAGTCTGTGGAGCTATCCGCGCTTGAGGAGAACCACGAGGGCGTGCAGAAGGCCGTTGAGTCGCTCAAGCGCAACAAGGTCGGGTTGAAGGGCATCTGGCACACGCCTGCAGACCAGACCGGACACGGCTCGTTGAACGTTGCGTTCCGCAAGCAGCTGGACATCTTTGCTAACGTGGCTCTATTCAAGTCGTTCCCCGGCGTGAAGACCAAACTGCAGGACGTGGACCTGGTCATCATCCGTGAGAACACGGAAGGTGAGTACTCCGGGCTTGAGCACGAGTCTGTTCCGGGTGTCGTCGAGTCGCTGAAGATCATGACCAAGGCCAAGTCGGAGCGCATTGCCCGCTTCGCCTTTGACTTTGCGCTCAAGAACAACCGGAAGGCTGTCTGTGCTGTGCACAAGGCCAACATCATGAAACTGGGCGATGGTCTCTTCAGAAACACCGTTTCGGAGATCGGTGCCAAGGAGTACCCTGAGGTGAACGTGTCCAGCATCATTGTCGACAACGCCTCCATGCAGGCTGTTGCCAAGCCCCACCAGTTCGACGTGCTTGTGACGCCAAACCTCTACGGCTCCATCCTGGGTAACATCGGCGCTGCGCTCATCGGCGGCCCCGGTCTTGTGCCTGGCGCCAACTTTGGCCGCGAGTACGCCGTCTTCGAGCCTGGCTGCCGCCACGTCGGCCTAGACATCAAGGGCCAGGATGTCGCCAACCCAACTGCTATGATCTTGTCCTCCACCCTCATGCTAAGACACCTTGGCCTAAACGAGTACGCAGACCGTATCTCTAGAGCCACCTACGAAACCATTGCCGAAGGTAAGAGGACCACGAAGGATATTGGCGGTACAGCTACGACCACCGAGTTCACCAACGCTGTCATCGACAAGCTAGCCACCTTATGA
- the FYV10 gene encoding glucose-induced degradation complex subunit FYV10 (Syntenic homolog of Saccharomyces cerevisiae YIL097W (FYV10)) — protein MSVMNEPTVDFHLKLNEQQFHIPNELLKRNLKQCQKLIDKEATALEKSFEELDRLVRNPQNDESSMALLNEIIQKVERLERKLTKRVNVELQLLQRIDARIKYYQQLDQIKQSGDRNRLLEWYQSYTNLLISDYLTRNSMYEGEDDISCSSTPPPARLKRKLSSASSQLTTATSNNDPDRSHVNPGVEYLKQQGLDLLLDYDILLTTNRISKQLTINHELGPLLDWIKENATYLKHTSSMLEFEARFQEYIEYVKVEDYSKAITCFQTHLVKFLYSNPLDLQQAAGLLVFIKACKSNISSYVPTPRHEEIVKQQTLLQSKEDFWSFFFLKLPKSSKKDHKTNIEVKNNELAASVDIKRYMELLDDRRWEKLNEMFLKAYYSMYGISYHDPLLIYLSLGISSLKTKDCLHERRAFVSPNNELSEFLSSEVLRNACPVCSPEFAPIAQKLPYAHQVQSRLFENPVMLPSGNVYDAEKLKALAQTLRKRKLVVMGEDEVLDPIAGHTYALTDFITMYPT, from the coding sequence aTGTCGGTGATGAATGAGCCTACGGTGGACTTCCACTTGAAGCTCAACGAGCAGCAATTCCATATACCAAATGAGCTTTTAAAGAGAAACTTAAAACAGTGTCAGAAGCTCATAGACAAAGAGGCGACAGCGCTAGAGAAGAGCTTTGAGGAGCTTGACAGGCTTGTCCGCAATCCGCAGAATGACGAAAGCAGCATGGCGTTGTTGAACGAGATTATCCAGAAGGTCGAGCGGCTAGAGCGGAAGCTCACAAAGAGAGTCAACGTGGAgctccagcttcttcagcgGATCGATGCGCGCATTAAATACTACCAACAGCTTGATCAGATCAAGCAGAGCGGCGACCGAAACCGGCTTCTCGAGTGGTATCAGTCCTACACTAACTTGTTGATCAGCGACTATCTCACGCGGAACAGCATGTACGAGGGCGAAGATGACATCAGTTGCAGCtcgacgccgccgccggcgcgaCTGAAGCGAAAGCTGAGCTCCGCAAGCTCGCAGCTCACCACCGCAACAAGCAACAACGATCCGGATCGCTCACATGTGAACCCTGGCGTGGAGTACCTGAAGCAACAGGGCTTGGATCTTCTACTTGACTACGATATTTTGTTGACTACTAACCGAATATCTAAACAGCTCACGATTAACCACGAATTAGGGCCTTTATTGGACTGGATCAAGGAGAATGCGACCTACTTGAAACACACCTCATCCATGTTGGAGTTCGAAGCTAGGTTCCAGGAATATATTGAATATGTTAAGGTGGAGGATTACTCCAAAGCGATCACATGCTTCCAAACACATTTGGTGAAGTTTTTATACTCAAACCCACTGGACCTACAGCAGGCCGCAGGTCTATTGGTGTTCATCAAGGCATGTAAAAGTAACATCTCGTCCTACGTGCCGACTCCACGTCATGAGGAGATTGTCAAACAACAGACGCTCTTGCAGTCCAAAGAGGATTTTTGGTcgttcttcttcttgaaACTCCCCAAGAGCTCCAAGAAGGACCACAAAACCAACATCGAAGTCAAGAACAACGAGCTAGCAGCTAGCGTCGATATTAAGAGATATATGGAATTATTAGATGACAGGAGATGGGAAAAGTTGAACGAAATGTTCTTAAAAGCTTATTATTCAATGTATGGTATCTCGTATCATGATCCGTTATTGATATATTTGTCATTGGGGATTTCCTCCCTAAAGACAAAGGATTGTTTGCATGAAAGGAGAGCGTTCGTGTCGCCAAACAATGAACTTTCCGAATTTTTAAGCTCAGAGGTTCTACGGAATGCATGCCCTGTATGTAGCCCTGAGTTCGCACCCATTGCTCAAAAGCTTCCATATGCTCACCAAGTCCAATCAAGGTTGTTTGAAAACCCCGTAATGTTGCCCAGCGGAAACGTCTATGATGCAGAAAAGTTGAAGGCATTGGCCCAAACATTACGAAAGCGCAAGCTTGTTGTTATGGGGGAGGACGAGGTCTTGGATCCAATTGCTGGTCATACATACGCATTAACAGATTTTATTACTATGTATCCAACGTGA
- the BMT5 gene encoding 25S rRNA (uracil2634-N3)-methyltransferase (Syntenic homolog of Saccharomyces cerevisiae YIL096C), with the protein MARKLKGKASAKGLKGALARYQESEQTKAKVKRKLEHESSKGKSSKQVNRNRKLQQEHEKKFVPFLPDSTLLLVGEGDFSFAKSILDCGYIKAENLIITSYDSGVKELELKYPKSFRENYDYLVSESVRIFFNIDATKLVSSFKLSKKNPWQKVMGPEWKAKPLENVLFNFPHTGHGIKDQDRNIREHQELLFGYFDSCKQLFKLANKKVGDDHLSGYEVGKEQSSDDMGRIILSLFAGDPYDSWQPKVLAKENGLKLERSHKFQWDTFPGYRHRRTNNEQDTTKPAAEREARIFIFEKNDGKRHNQSKRRSNDSDSE; encoded by the coding sequence ATGGCGAGGAAACTAAAGGGCAAGGCCAGTGCCAAGGGCCTTAAGGGCGCGTTGGCAAGGTACCAAGAATCTGAGCAGACAAAAGCAAAGGTTAAGAGGAAACTGGAGCACGAATCTTCAAAGGGTAAGTCAAGTAAGCAAGTTAATAGAAATAGAAAACTGCAACAAGAACACGAGAAGAAGTTTGTACCCTTTCTACCAGATTCCACGCTACTTTTAGTTGGCGAGGGCGATTTTTCTTTTGCGAAGAGTATCTTGGACTGTGGGTACATCAAGGCGGAAAATCTCATCATTACCAGCTATGACAGTGGAGTGAAAGAGCTGGAGCTTAAGTACCCCAAGTCATTCAGGGAAAACTATGATTACCTAGTGTCTGAGAGTGTTCGTATCTTCTTCAACATAGACGCAACAAAGCTTGTTTCCAGCTTCAAGCTATCTAAAAAGAATCCATGGCAGAAAGTCATGGGCCCTGAATGGAAAGCTAAACCACTGGAAAATGTGTTGTTCAACTTTCCACATACGGGTCATGGCATAAAAGACCAGGACCGCAACATCAGAGAGCATCAAGAGCTACTATTCGGATATTTTGATAGCTGTAAACAACTATTCAAGCTGGCGAATAAGAAGGTAGGTGATGACCATCTTTCCGGATATGAAGTAGGAAAAGAACAATCATCTGATGATATGGGGAGGATCATTTTGTCCCTATTTGCCGGTGATCCATACGATTCTTGGCAGCCTAAGGTACTTGCCAAGGAGAATGGTTTAAAGCTCGAGAGGTCGCACAAATTCCAGTGGGATACCTTCCCAGGATACCGTCATAGGAGAACTAACAATGAGCAGGATACGACTAAGCCTGCAGCCGAGCGTGAAGCTAGAATTTTCATTTTCGAGAAAAACGATGGCAAGAGGCATAACCAGTCTAAGCGCCGGTCAAACGACTCCGATTCAGAATAA
- the GPI15 gene encoding phosphatidylinositol N-acetylglucosaminyltransferase GPI15 (Syntenic homolog of Saccharomyces cerevisiae YNL038W (GPI15)), translating to MVLDIYKDSAGFYVRFDVKPARFYTQWFVRLLFWTGLQALGYFALQRLRANSFLLLQNIALGLLTLLLIRAPTIDSLYVFKSYGIQLSTTQGCLLLPEFLNERLFEVKTFIPSDDLVAMVINEGFEGLAVVFYMCIIAKRSRQLKIVFPVCSVVEQYMLNASY from the coding sequence ATGGTTTTGGATATCTACAAAGACTCAGCAGGTTTCTACGTCAGATTTGATGTAAAGCCTGCTCGATTCTATACACAATGGTTCGTTAGACTTCTGTTTTGGACCGGATTACAGGCGCTAGGCTACTTCGCGCTTCAACGGCTGCGAGCTAATAGCTTCCTATTGCTACAGAATATAGCTTTAGGCCTTCTGACGCTCCTCCTGATACGCGCTCCAACTATCGATTCACTTTATGTCTTCAAAAGCTACGGTATCCAATTATCCACCACACAAGGGTGCCTATTGCTTCCGGAATTCTTGAACGAAAGGTTATTCGAAGTCAAGACGTTCATTCCTAGTGACGACCTTGTGGCAATGGTGATAAATGAAGGATTTGAGGGCCTCGCCGTTGTTTTCTATATGTGTATCATCGCTAAGAGATCCAGGCAATTAAAGATTGTCTTTCCGGTATGTTCTGTTGTTGAGCAATACATGCTAAATGCAAGTTACTGA